In the Haloferula helveola genome, one interval contains:
- a CDS encoding transglutaminase family protein, translating to MTPGPKYQVLHRTVFEYALPVTESVNALHLEPRKFPFQRTLQAFVGVTPPTRLRRFHDLFENVTHHFEVLPPHQRLEITSRIRIQNLKLELPDGARELGEEAYEDPETRERIWPFLQESHYVSSHPEIWREAIDLTTGIHSIFDKASAIMSWIHREFRYETGSTQVNTHLEEAFAHRHGVCQDFTHVMIGLCRAVGIPARYASGYLYNGPRDHLVGSQASHAWAEVYLPNVGWVGFDPTNDNLADERYIKVAVGRDYDDVAPIKGSYRGTGHCMLSVTVEVERLDA from the coding sequence GTGACTCCCGGTCCGAAGTATCAGGTGCTGCATCGCACGGTTTTCGAATACGCCTTGCCGGTCACGGAAAGCGTGAACGCGTTGCATCTCGAGCCACGCAAGTTTCCTTTCCAGCGGACACTCCAAGCCTTTGTCGGAGTGACGCCGCCGACGCGCCTGCGGCGCTTCCATGACCTGTTCGAGAACGTCACCCATCACTTCGAGGTTCTGCCGCCCCACCAGAGGCTCGAGATCACCAGCCGGATCCGGATCCAGAACCTGAAGCTCGAACTGCCCGACGGAGCGCGCGAACTCGGGGAGGAGGCTTACGAAGATCCTGAGACCCGTGAGCGCATCTGGCCGTTCCTGCAGGAGAGTCACTACGTTTCCAGTCACCCTGAGATATGGCGGGAGGCGATCGATCTGACCACCGGGATCCACTCGATCTTCGACAAGGCCAGCGCGATCATGAGCTGGATTCACCGCGAGTTCCGTTACGAGACCGGATCGACGCAGGTGAACACGCACCTTGAGGAGGCCTTCGCGCACCGCCATGGCGTCTGCCAGGATTTCACGCATGTGATGATCGGCCTGTGCCGGGCTGTGGGAATTCCGGCGCGGTATGCTTCCGGTTACCTCTACAATGGGCCGCGGGATCACCTGGTCGGCTCCCAGGCATCCCATGCGTGGGCGGAAGTCTACCTGCCGAATGTCGGCTGGGTCGGCTTCGATCCGACCAATGACAACCTCGCCGACGAGCGATACATCAAGGTTGCGGTCGGACGCGACTACGACGACGTCGCACCGATCAAGGGCAGCTATCGCGGCACTGGCCACTGCATGCTGTCGGTCACCGTCGAAGTCGAGCGCCTCGACGCCTGA